TTCACCGCGAGCTCAGCGGACATCGGGAGGCTCACCCGGGCCTGCGACCTCGCTCTCGTTGCTGCGACAGCGGCCCCATCCACGAATCCCCCGCTCAGCAGCATCGCATCCTCGGAAAGCCTCCGGCGGCTGCCTCCGCTACGGGTTACGGGCTCCGAGCGCCCGGCTCCCACCTCTCACCTCCGCACCGGAAGTCCCTTCCGCAGCAACGGCGGACGCAGCCGTGACGTGACGAGACCAGGCGGCCGCTGCCGGAGCTTTTCTCGTGAGATCTCGGGTTTAGGGCAGGCGGGGTAGTAATTCAAGGGGCGGTGACAAACTAGTTAATTGACAGGCGCGTCCTCCAATAGAAAGGGCGCCGTTTGCCATGGTCACGTGGAACTATGATACGTGGCAGTCCGGAGCGTCAGTGAGAGTGGAGTCCCTGTGTAAATCAAAGTTTAGCAGCGCAAACAACATCCACCATGAACCGCCCGGGCGTTTTATTCTTCTGCTTGCTGGCTTCTTCTGCTCTCTTAAATCATATTGACGCGTTCCGAGAAGAAGTGAAGATCGAAGTTTTGTACAAGCCACAGTTCTGCCAACGGAGGAGCAAACGGGGAGATGCGCTGAATGCACATTGCGATGGTTACCTGGTGGATGGGACGAAGTTTTACTGCAGGTAAACTTATCTGAGCTTTAAAACATTTTGGTTGGtggtacagtagtgtagtggctatCACAGTttagtgctatttatttatatttgcttttgcatactttgtcttctgtactctgatTTTTTTAATTGATCCCGTTATAATTATTATTCGTGAACGCAacaagctaggcagcatctgtaggaagaggtataatcgacgtttcaggccgagacccttcgtcaggacctcttcctcgagatgctgcctgacctgctgaatttccagcatctacagaattcctgttgtttgcataattaTTATTTTATAAGTTTGCGtatgcctacaggaaaatgaagctTAGGCCTCTACATAGCggcatatatgtaccttgataataaatttattttgaacttttcaattctgaggctgcgctCTCTGGACcaggactctcccactattgtaaACGTCCCCCTGCATGGAGGCCTTTTAACTTCCCGTAGGCTTCAGTGATGGAGCGGTACGTCAAAGAAGCAGGCCCTTCTGACCATCTAGTCCGTGACAAACTCTTAATtcgcctagtcccatcgacccgcaCCTGAACCATACTCTTAAATGTTGATTTTGAtttgctttctttcttttcaaatctttttattgttatattatacaggaagaataacatgagtacatcgaagtaacaacacgtacaatgtctcaaaaaagacattatcttaaagataaTTTTTTTGATTTGCTTTCTGTTAAAGGCCAGTcataaaaaaatcactaagcaattaccatcaacagatcacttgcaataccagaggaaacaacacactggactatTGTTACACCAAGTTCAAGAATGCCTAcaatgctattccacgccctcacttcgagaagtctgatcacctggctgtacttctactccctgagtataggcagagactgaagtctgcagcaccagtagtgagggccaagaaggtatggacaagggaagcacaggagtgcttacaggactgctttgaatcggtggactggactgtattcattaaaacctgtgtggatgagtgtgtgcctacaaagacttactgtacattcccaaaccaaaagccgtggatgaaccaggaggtacgtcgcctggtgaaggctagatctgtggtattcaagtctggcaacccaggcctgtgtcagaaaaccaggtatgatttgcggagggctatttcaagggtgaaaggACAAATtagaacgaggttggaggcggtatcagatgcatggcaactctggcagggtctgcaaaacattacttcctacaaagcaaaacccagtagtacaaatggcagcgatgcttcactaccagatgaactcaatgcctctatgcccgctttgaaaggaagatcacaactacagctatgaagatccctgtgatctctgtctcagaggctgatgttagactgtctttaaagagagtgaaccctcgcaaggcggaaggtcccgacggagtacctggtaaggctctgaaaacctgtgccaaccaactagcgagagtattcaaggacattttcaacctctcactgctacaggcagaagttcccacttgcttcaaaaaggcaacaattacaccagtgcgcaagaagaataatgtgagctgccttaacgaccAACACCTGGTAGCagtcacatcgacagtgatgaaacgcCTTGAGAAGTTgtttatgactagactgaactcctgcctcagcaaggacctggacccattacaatttgcctattgtcacaataggtcaacggcagacgcagtctcagtggctcttcacatggctttagaccacatAGACAACAAAAATACTTAcgccaggatgctgttcatcgactatagcccagcatttaataccatcattccctcaatccggattgagaagttgcagaacctgggcctctgtacctccttctgtagttggatcctcgacttcctaaaaagaagaccacagtctgtgcggattgctgataacatatcctcttcgctgacgatcaacactggtgcacctcaggagtgtgtgcttagcccactgctctactccctgtatacacatgactgtgtggctaggtgtagctcaaataccatctataaacttgctgacgatacaaccattgttggtagaatctcaggtggtgatgagagggtgtacaggagtaagatatgccaactagtggaatggtgccacagcaacaacctggcacttgatgtcagtaagatgaaagagctgattgtggacttcaggaagggtaagatgaaggaacacatgccaatcctcagaaggatcggaagtggagagagtgagcagcttcaagttcctgggtgtcaagatctctgaggatctaatctggtcccaacatattgatgtagttataaagaaggcaagacagcagttataCTTTGTTAGGAGTCTGAAgcaatttggtatgtcaacaaatacactcaaaaacttctctagttgtactgtggagagcattctgacaggctgcattactgtctggtatggaggggctactgcacaggaccgaaagaagctgcagaaggttgtaaatctagtcagttccatcttgggcactggcctacaaagtacccaggacatctttagggagtggtatttcagaaaggcagcatccattattaaggacgtccagcacccagggcatgcccttttctcactgttaccatcaggtaggagatacagaatcctgaaggcacacactcagcgattcaggaacagcttcttcccctctgccatctgattcctaaatggacattgaagctttggacactacctcactttgtttaatatacagtatttctgtttttgcacatttttaataatctgtacaatatatgtaattgatttgttttctctctctctctctctctctctctctctctctctctgctagattatgtattgcattgaactgctgctgctaagttaacaaatttcacatcccatgctggtgataataaacctgattccgattctgaaacCCGTTTTCAGGTTATCTGGATGAGCCAACCCTATTGTGTACCTATTCCGCAGACACTCCATGTCTCGCTAGTGCGGGCCTCTAATTGCTTTGAATAATAACTTTTGAAAAGTTTCAAACTTCTGGAGTTGACTGCCAGAAGTTACTAAACCGACAGGTTCTCCTCTTGCTCCCTGTGTGATTATTTTAATTCTATTTTCCAGCTGCagtaggttttttaaaaaaaactttaaaatctGTATATTTTTGCCTACTCAActcggtagcataatggttagagCGGCACTGTTATAGCACAGTGTGTTGGAGTTCAATTCGGGCATTCTcggtaagaagtttgtacgtccttctaGTGAGTGAGTtgggttttcctcccacattctgaagacatACAGGTCAGTATTTTTAATGGCCATTGTAAATCGCCCTGGGATTAGGCTAGCATTTAGTAAATGGATTTCTGGACAGTGCAATTCTACTctgtttctaaataaaataaacacacTGTGAAGCTTCTGATTTAAAGAATCATCCTGTTCAGCAAGGATAGACACTGGAATGAAAATCAAAACCTGATCATGTTGCaactctgaaataaaaccagaaaatgctggaaacactcagcaggtcagacagtatctgtggaaaggaaaacaAAGTTAATTGGCATTTTCAGGCctcacatcctgaaattcttaccCTTGATAAAAACCCAAATGTGTCTTGTGGCCACTCAAAACTGTGCCCACTTTTTCATTCTTTCATTtgagtgttttctcacaccaccaCTTCTGCAGTAGCAATCAGACTCTGACTAAAATCACATATTCCCGTACTTCCTCCCCACGCCAGATTCTCCCCCTTTGCGGGCTTTCAGAGGCCGGGACTGTTCACTATTGATTGGTTTATCATGGTCTCACATACCAGGGGTCAGGTCTGCATACTGTCCGGACAGGTCAGGTTGTGGGGAAAGCAGTAACGGAACACAGGGTGGGGTGTTGAGGTTGCAGAGGAGGTGCTGTGCAGGCAGAGGGTAGGGCACAAAGACTACAGTGGCGCAGAGTGTGAGGTCTAGAGTTTCTCTCTTGTCGTACTAGGGAACCGTTCAGTGATCTGATACCagtagggtagaagctgtccatCAGCCTGGTGgcgtgtgctttcaggcttctgctgacaggacacagcctcagaatgaagaggaatttcttcagccagacggtggtgaagctgtggagttctttgccacaggtggctctggaggccaggtcgccgggtatatttaaggcagaggttgacaggttcttgattggtcggtgagaaggcaggagatcggggctgaaaggaaaaatggatcagctatgatggtggggtagacttgatgggccaaatggcctaattctgctcctgtatcttatttcATAGCTTGTTCTGATGTAAAAATAAGTAATTTATATCCCTCTGCCTTTCAACTGTCTCTGATTCtgttgacttcaacatctttacCAGTGCCCTGGATAGGATTTTGCTGGCTTTGTTTCACTTTTATCATCAAGTCACCACCAATGTTCTGCCTACAATGGCCATCATGACCTCTTGGTTGCTAGCCATTTCAATCCCTTCCCATTTCCAACCTTGACCAATGCCCacacattgctggaggaactcagcaagtcaggcaacatctgtggaataaacagttgacattttggattgagacccttcatcagcactggaaaggaagggaagaagcACAAGCTAGCAGAGGATGGGTGAGatgaggtgaaggggaaggtgggtgtgttTGGGGGGGAGAAGGAATAGAGAAGCTGGGtggaaggaggaatctaatagaagaggacaATGGAgcgtggaagaaaaggaaggaggggaaCCAGTGTGAGATGCTGGTCTGGTGAAGAAGGGGTATCCAGAATATGAAAtgagaagggaaggagagaaatTATTGAAGACATTGATATTCATAccttcaggttagaggctacccagactgaatttaaggtgttgctccACCAACATGAgcacagaggaggccatggtcaTGTGTTTTGGAATGGGTAGCCACCTGGAGATCATGCATTTTGCAGCAGATGTCAGTAAAAGTAGTTCTCTTCTCCTCCACCCCATCCCCAATTTTGTCGTCTCTccgagcaccagatacagtagactcGCAGGTAAGTCACACCTCACCATCCACATATCACTTGCCAGCTCCTGTtccattcccctccccccacctctttgtACTAGCCACCTTGTAACTTTCCCTTTGCCTCCAgaggttgcctgacctgctgagttcacccagcagtttgtttttggcTCAATCCAGCATCAACACTGTCTTGTTTCCAATCCATTAATAATTATTTTCCCATGCCCCTAAATTGTTGCTACTGCAGTTCAGTGCTTGGAAACATGGCGTTGGTTCCATATGCATACTAAAACTACCTCAGTTTACCCTCCTTCCTCCTGTTTTCAGCCTTGTTCAAACTGATGGAATATCTTCCTAATTTCAAAAATAATAGAAACTGTCTGGGAAAATGGAAACAATTGTCCGTCCTTCATTGTTGTGAGTTCTGTTCCTTGGCCACCAGCCCCCATGCCTCTCCTTGACCAAACTGAATCAGTTTGTAGAGTTGGCTTATTCAGgccttgcctttattagttgaaatTTTCATCCATGCCTTTGTTCCTTGTACTCCTAGTTAGACTCCCATGTCCTTCTCTACAGTGGGCCAATCAAAAGTCTGCTGCCAATATCTTAAAATGCACCAATCATGTTCATTCTTCATGCTTCTGTTTGCTACTCTACACCAGCACTTGATAAAGCAGACTTCTGCTGTTAATAGACTGTCACCATTTCATGGTGTTGGCCTTCCTCATCTCCTTCGCTTTCTTCATCTGTTGTCATAAAGATATCAGTGCTCACTCTTCCAGTTTTGTTCTTCTGCACATTTCTGAATTTAAAAGATTGGAGCCCCAGTCTCCGAAATTTCTAAATTAGGTTTAGTTAAATGTGTTGCATTTGGCTTAATATCTGTGATTTCAGGAACAAATTCAATGAGGATTGGTAGTGGTATAAATTCTGCTTTGTCTGTTCACCGGCTGTTACTTCAACTTGCCTTCAGCTGTAGATCATGAAATTCTGTGTCAAAGAAACTTCCTGAAATTGACCATAGGGAATTTTTTAAATGGTTATAGATATAACCTGCtcttaaaataatttttaaatagaAACATTAATCTGGTTAGGGACGTCCATCACCAATGCATTTAATTTTTCACACGACTACTTGAAGTTCCTATTTCACTTTCTTGTTCCCTGTATCAATATTCTGTCTTATTTTTATTAATGACTAGTGATGCCCAAAACTAATATCTGGTTTTAGCATTTGCTTTAACACTAGGTGGCACTGccattctcctcccccccccccccccccccccaaatgtaTACTGTTCACAGTATACATTAACGATTTGGAAGAATTGAGAGGAAGAACAAATTATTCAGAGGATACAGAGAGATGTAGTTAAGTGAGTGAGCAAGGGTCTGGCAGGTAGTGATTAATACAAAGGAGTGTTGAAAAATCATGAGGTGTATGGCTGTAGAACATGTGCCAGGTTATGCTAATAGAAAGAGAAAACTTGAACTGggtaaattaacaactttagaaggtgggtgcatggataggaaagggttaGAGGAATGGGCCTAGCTTGGGTGTGGATCTTGGTCAGTGTAGACcacttgggccaaatggccttgctATAATGCTGAGATCCTGAGTCTGATGCCACAGATGGAAGACTTGGCTGATGAAATGGCTCATTGTGATACAAAGGGAGGAAGTAAGTTTCAGTAAATTGTAAAATTTCATATTAAATCTGGAAGGCCACAGTGTCCAAGTGGACAATATGGTCCTGTTCCTCAAGTTTTGTGGATTGTCTTTATAATAATGTAGGAAGCCAGTTACACATAACCAGAGTAAAACaaaaaatgcaggaagaactcagcaggtcaggcagcatcaatggaaaggaataaagatttctttattaAAACAAATGTTTCTTTCCAGTTCTTATTTACAGTGCTATTCTGTTACAACACTGAAATGAGGTAGCCAGTGGTATTTGATTACAACGAGGATTGGCTATCCTTCCTTGCCCATCTGAATCTGTCTGCACCTTTAGAAACGGCTGACTGTTCTTCCCCGTAACTCTGTAGTGTCTCTCAGCCATGGGACTGGCCCTGTCAGGTTCCATTCCTGTTGAGGTCATGAATCATTGTTAATTCTGGTTACTGTATTATCAGATTAAAATGATTCACAAATGGAATCCATGCTAAAATTTTAACTCTTCAGTTCCTTATCTAAAGTTTTCTATATAATTCCTCCCTTAAAACCCGATTTAAATCTATCTTTTAGGACTAGATTTCAGATAATCTGTATTAACTTGCACAGCTTCCTATCACTTCTCCTCCTGTATTGCTTTCATGTGCACTGTACAAATTCAGATCTTTTATTCAGTAAAGAAtaggtagtggctccatatgtcactactgcagggtgtgacgaccctgccttacacaaGTCCTGGCCTAAGCTGGCTccagctgacagtacccggtatgggcctcTATCCAGGGTTACACATCCCACTGCCTTgagggtatcttcgggagaagagaaggctgaggagtaaaccctacacaaatccggagtggagcccctaaggtggttggatgacgtatcacgtcacctcccggcagctcctgctgaaagctgatgccaaatgtactgcttcgcattcctttggaccacatccgtgaggccgagagggggatcttgatgtctgggcagcccaggatctccatattcatcgcccaggtctgcgcccggAAACcaggcgcatccattgtctacttagacagacggagccattatTATCATCCAGTAAAGAGGAAACTTCTGGCTATTCTGCTGTTTTATATAATGCTGTTTTGCAATCTGTTTTCACTCTTGAACCAAGTCTAATGGCAAATATTTTCTTATCCCATTCAAGGAAGATCCATATTTCATCAGTCTGAATAATCCAATATTTCCAAGGCCTTATTGAATAGTTTTAGTCTTCCAAGTTCTGCAAAAGGGGATTCTTTTTGATTAAGTTATTGACATTTGATTGACCATtttatatattaaatagattggCATACATATGTCATTTCCCTTGTATCAAGCATTGTTTTCAGTGTGTAGCCCAAGCTCTGGTATAAAGgacaacatttttttaaaaaaggattttCAGTTAATGTAAGAAAACCGTTTctgatttctccccccccccttttaaaGAAGTAACTGTTGTAATCACCTAAATCACTGCTATGAATGGAGGCATCTTCAGATACATCAAGCACAATTCTAGAAATATCAAGTTGAAAGCGATGTAGCTACCAACTGCAATGGGTGAAGAAATTAGATTTAAGCATTTTTTAGTACTGAATTATTAAATGTAAGTCTATAATATGGCAGATCACTAAGGGTGAGGCAGTGTTTTGTATTGATATGTATTGGATCATAGTAAAATGTAGAAACAACAATACATTTTTGGTTTGAATTTCTACTTATCATCTGGAGGATCTTTTGTATTCTTTAGTTTGCATATTTATCAAATGTTTCAGTTTCTTCATAAAGTCACTTTTTAATTGTTGTTCTGGTTTATTGAAATAATTAATCATTTAATCAAAAATATTTGTTTTCCTTATAGTCGTGAAGACAATGTAGGTCATCCTAAGTGGTTTGTGCTTGGTGTCGGCCAAGTAATAAAAGGATTAGACATTGGCATGACCGACATGTGtgaaggagaaaaaagaaaacTAATTGTACCACCTTCACTGGGATATGGAATAAATGGGAAAGGTAATATCAAAAGTGAAATTGGTTAAAAGGGTGCCCTGTTTTTGCGATATTACTTAAGTTATTTTGTGGAAGTCTCATTTAATCTAATACAAGTTACATGAATAGTCTTGCCATTTAACCTTGAGGATCATCAGGCAGTGTAACACAGCTGAACAAGTTCATGATTGGTATCAATTTCAGAAAGAAAGTATGCATGTATTTATCTGTGTTGCATCAGAATGTGGAACATTTTAACCAAAAGCATGAACGTTATTTAAGAATTAATTTCAGGAATTATCTTTCAACACTAGAAAGCCATTGCCTTTTCATACACTGCAATAATGCATGATTACCTACGAGACAAACTTTGTTTTTATTAACAATGTTGAGATTGTTTGACATAAATATATAGCCTAATTGTTTCTAGCATGATATTCATTTCCTTGCATGTGATACTTATTTACGTGTCTGTGTTGCCTTGATTAATTGAAAATGTCACACTTCTAATATTTAAACTTTTTGTGCAGTGCTCTAGAAGATGGTTATCCACCTCCAAATCCAGTGATGCGTATGAGCGTTCGTGCATGCTGAGATAATGATGACTCTGGTCTTGTTAGAGTAGAATGCATGTAGTTATTTCAATACGGTATGTACACCCCGAATTGGTCATTGTTACTAACTCTACTAATAAGATTGATGGACTtgtaactaaaaaaaacaaatcagtGAAGAATTTCCAGAAGGGCCCCATAGCTCAGGAAGAAGATGACAGTGAATGAAACCTTGCCTGTATTACTCaatattgtttaatatcatttagTACACAAGCATAATGGAGAATGAAACTATTATTACATGGTTAAAGTACCATGAACATTTTTTAAACAAAAAATCAGATTATTAAGCATAAATTGGGTGGCTGGCAAAGAAGAGGTTAAGCATTTTGGAAAAACCCATTACCAGAGAGCAAGTAGTGCTGGGTCAGCATTTCTGGTAGAGGAGATTGGACGGGCATCGTTTGCAGTTTGGAAGACCTTACACTTTTGGGTGGGAGCATTGTACAAGGGGCAAACAATGTCCTTTTATGCACTGTTGTCACTGCTGGGGGTCTGTAAGACCTCAGACTGCAGGTTGTGGTGTTCTTTTCCATAAGGGCTGCAGCACTGATTTTAGAGGTAAGGGCATAAGCTGCACAATGCATGTGAACGGAGGAGGCAGCAGATCTCGGATAGGCATGCTAGGAGCATGCACAAAAATTGTGCTGAAATTTAATTTGGTATTGATTATTATTTTACTCTATGCAGATAAAATACCCCCTAATGCAACCCTGATTTTTGAAGTTGAACTCTATACAGTGAGAAATGGACCGCGGAGTGTGGAGTCTTTTAAAGCAATTGATTTGAATGGTGATCAACTACTCTCTGAGAAGGAGGTATGCCAGATTTTAAGTGCTCTCAGAGCCAACAGCATGATTGCATAGTCTACTGGTTACGACAGGCAGTCATTTAAGGTACTGTTCTGATGGCATTGGTTTGAATCCCTCTGTGGTCCTTGACAAATATAAaggaagtacagtggattctggttaatcgggcagctgcttatttgggacaactcttaacaaAGAGGAACTAATCAAGAATATAGCCGGTATTCCCTTTGTTTGGGACACTGTGCCACTTAATTGAGACATTTTCTAACTAatgtcagtcatgtgcacttgtgtggccattagacatttCACGGTGCTTAGAGCAAACGTTTTAAaatgtcagttgcatgtgtttgctTTCAAGaagcagcaattttttttgtgaCTGAAACTTGTTGCAAAATAAAACTTGTCACCGTGGTTTCAAGCATTACTACAAATTCACtgcttcaagttaggaactatgaagaatttgaagatattgacaatgttgatcttgaatgttacattgaaaataaagatttggaggatgcagtagtcaacagtcaaaagaacacaacAGGAATTAAATCTTTGATTGTACTGGCACTGTTCTAACTTGTTCTGTATCTAAGTACATAATTTATTACTGAATTTTTTtatgcctttttaactatttccatgaaacttgggCTGATTGGGGCAGCAGCTAACTGGATGTAAATATACTGGTCCCAATGGTTCCCAATTAACTAGGATCCACTGTACTTGAATCAGGGATAATCATGTCAGAAATGGTTATTGTGAATTGGCTGGAGAAAGAACTGGGTTCACAAATAACCATTGGTAAAGGGCCTCTGCCATCCTTCTTTTTGTGTACAACTTACTTGTGACCCTTAAGGGGCCAACTAAAGCACCTCAATTTGCTCTGTCAACAGGCAGCTAGGGACGCCGGCTAGGCTGTGATTGCCAGCCAAGTCACTGAGGTCCCCATCTTATGAACAATGACTAATTTGAAGTTTCCTCAAAAGACTACTGCACAGCTGAACACGCCTCACAAAGTGCTTCCCATTGTGTTCTGCTTTTGCAAGAGTGTAAGAGAAATTGGGACAGGAATGGATTGGTGGGGGGGGTGTAAAATGAAGTGGGAAGTTGGCCAGattagtgggggggggaggaatggaggaGGGAAATTAATGCAATTGTTCAGTGGGTAGAAGGGACTACAATTTGTCAGTGGGGGCGCATGGGGTAATATATTTAGGAATAT
This genomic stretch from Mobula birostris isolate sMobBir1 chromosome 6, sMobBir1.hap1, whole genome shotgun sequence harbors:
- the fkbp7 gene encoding peptidyl-prolyl cis-trans isomerase FKBP7 — protein: MNRPGVLFFCLLASSALLNHIDAFREEVKIEVLYKPQFCQRRSKRGDALNAHCDGYLVDGTKFYCSREDNVGHPKWFVLGVGQVIKGLDIGMTDMCEGEKRKLIVPPSLGYGINGKDKIPPNATLIFEVELYTVRNGPRSVESFKAIDLNGDQLLSEKELKIYVHEEFTRDNRIQDPSYKEKVLYDILRKNDLNGDGYISAREYNVFNHDEL